In Nostoc sp. GT001, a genomic segment contains:
- a CDS encoding HypC/HybG/HupF family hydrogenase formation chaperone: MCLGIPGQIIEITNVDHKLAIVNIGGVKREVNIACIVDEQHPPEACIGDWVLVHVGFAMNRINEQEAAETLQLFQELAAAQAGIGT, encoded by the coding sequence ATGTGCTTAGGAATCCCCGGACAAATTATAGAAATAACCAACGTTGACCACAAATTAGCCATAGTTAACATTGGTGGTGTTAAGCGCGAAGTAAATATTGCTTGTATCGTAGATGAACAACATCCCCCCGAAGCTTGTATTGGGGATTGGGTATTAGTACATGTTGGCTTTGCCATGAATCGAATTAACGAACAAGAAGCAGCAGAGACATTACAACTATTCCAAGAATTAGCAGCAGCACAAGCAGGGATTGGTACT